A genomic window from Campylobacter concisus includes:
- a CDS encoding serine hydroxymethyltransferase has translation MSLQSYDKDIYDLVNLELKRQCDHLEMIASENFTYPEVMEVMGSILTNKYAEGYPGKRYYGGCEFVDEIEQIAIDRCKELFGCEFANVQPNSGSQANQGVYGALLNPGDKILGMDLSHGGHLTHGAKVSSSGKMYESFFYGVELDGRINYDRVMDIAKIVKPKMIVCGASAYTREIEFKKFREIADAVGAILFADVAHIAGLVVAGEHQSPFPYCDVVSSTTHKTLRGPRGGIIMTNNEEYAKKINSSIFPGIQGGPLVHVIAGKAVGFKHNLSPEWKIYAKQVKANAKKLGEVLIKRGFDLVSGGTDNHLILMSFLNRDFSGKDADIALGNAGITVNKNTVPGETRSPFITSGIRVGSPALTARGMKEAEFELIANKIADVLSDINNTSLQEKTKAELVELAHKFIIYDKATF, from the coding sequence ATGAGTTTGCAAAGCTATGATAAGGATATTTACGATCTAGTAAATTTAGAGCTAAAACGCCAATGTGATCACCTTGAGATGATTGCTAGTGAAAATTTTACATATCCAGAAGTTATGGAAGTAATGGGCTCAATCCTAACAAACAAATACGCTGAAGGCTATCCTGGCAAGAGATATTATGGTGGCTGCGAATTTGTAGATGAGATCGAGCAAATAGCGATTGATAGATGTAAAGAGCTTTTTGGATGTGAATTTGCAAACGTTCAACCAAACTCTGGCTCTCAGGCAAATCAAGGTGTTTACGGCGCTTTGCTTAATCCAGGCGATAAAATTTTAGGAATGGATCTAAGCCATGGTGGACATTTGACACACGGTGCAAAGGTCAGCAGCTCTGGTAAGATGTATGAGAGCTTTTTCTATGGCGTCGAGCTTGATGGCCGCATAAACTACGATAGAGTCATGGATATCGCAAAGATAGTAAAACCAAAAATGATCGTTTGTGGCGCAAGCGCATACACAAGAGAGATTGAGTTTAAAAAATTTCGTGAGATAGCCGATGCTGTTGGGGCGATACTCTTTGCAGATGTTGCTCACATTGCTGGTCTTGTTGTTGCTGGTGAGCATCAAAGTCCTTTTCCATACTGCGACGTCGTAAGTTCAACTACGCATAAAACTCTAAGAGGCCCAAGGGGCGGTATCATCATGACAAACAACGAAGAGTACGCTAAAAAGATAAACTCTTCTATCTTCCCAGGCATCCAGGGTGGTCCACTAGTTCACGTCATTGCTGGCAAGGCTGTTGGCTTTAAGCACAACCTTAGCCCTGAGTGGAAAATTTACGCTAAACAAGTAAAAGCAAATGCTAAAAAATTAGGCGAAGTACTAATAAAAAGAGGCTTTGATCTAGTGAGTGGCGGTACTGATAACCATCTAATTTTAATGAGCTTTTTAAATAGAGATTTTAGCGGTAAAGACGCTGATATCGCTCTTGGAAATGCAGGCATAACAGTAAATAAAAATACGGTTCCAGGCGAGACAAGAAGCCCATTTATCACAAGTGGTATACGTGTTGGTAGTCCTGCGCTTACGGCTCGTGGCATGAAAGAAGCTGAGTTTGAACTAATAGCAAATAAAATAGCTGATGTGCTAAGCGACATAAACAACACATCTTTGCAAGAGAAGACAAAAGCTGAGCTAGTTGAACTTGCTCATAAATTTATAATCTATGATAAAGCGACATTTTGA
- the lysS gene encoding lysine--tRNA ligase — protein MFDNQHEIQRLQSIDELRNLGINPYPHFLRRDMNISKFRLKFNYINDTEEKKAEGQLVGLAGRIKLIRDAGKAVFANIEDEDGNLQIYFSNKTLDPEWFKIVKKYVEIGDIVYVRGYAFITRTGEFSMHVSELSLASKSISPLPEKYHGLVDVETRYRQRYLDMIMNPEVRADFKRRSVIISTIRRFFEEKGFLEVETPMLHPIAGGANAKPFITFHNALGVERYLRIAPELYLKRLIVGGFEAVYEMNRNFRNEGMDLTHNPEFTSIEFYWAYHNYHDLMGITEDLFNVILDKLDMEKVVNFDGMEIDFSKPFKRISYKKALVEIGGLDDNIINDKDKILAKLRADGLEANEKLDLGHLQAELFDNYVESKLIHPTFVIDYPISISPLSRRSDANPDVAERFELFIAGRELANGFNELNDPIDQYNRFKAQIDAKNAGDDEAHEMDEDYVKALGYGMPPVAGEGIGIDRLVMLLTDKKSIRDVVLFPAMRPLKNEIKENEK, from the coding sequence ATATTTGACAACCAACATGAGATTCAACGACTACAAAGCATAGACGAGCTAAGAAATTTAGGCATTAATCCATATCCACATTTTCTTAGAAGAGATATGAATATCTCTAAATTTAGACTAAAATTTAACTATATTAATGATACAGAAGAGAAAAAGGCCGAAGGTCAGCTAGTAGGTCTTGCGGGTAGAATAAAACTCATTCGTGATGCTGGGAAAGCGGTCTTTGCAAATATCGAAGATGAAGATGGAAATTTACAAATTTACTTTAGTAATAAAACACTTGATCCAGAGTGGTTTAAAATCGTTAAAAAATACGTAGAGATAGGCGATATCGTCTATGTTAGAGGTTATGCATTTATAACAAGAACTGGCGAATTTTCTATGCATGTAAGCGAGCTTAGCCTTGCTTCAAAGTCGATAAGCCCACTTCCTGAGAAGTATCATGGTTTAGTTGATGTTGAGACAAGATATCGTCAAAGATATCTTGATATGATAATGAACCCTGAAGTTAGAGCAGATTTTAAAAGACGCTCAGTGATTATTAGTACGATTAGAAGATTTTTTGAAGAAAAGGGCTTTTTAGAAGTTGAAACACCGATGCTGCACCCAATAGCAGGTGGCGCAAATGCTAAGCCATTTATCACTTTTCACAATGCTCTTGGAGTCGAGAGATATCTAAGGATCGCACCTGAGCTATACCTTAAACGCCTTATAGTAGGTGGCTTTGAGGCTGTTTATGAGATGAATAGAAATTTTAGAAACGAAGGTATGGATCTTACCCATAATCCTGAGTTTACAAGTATAGAGTTTTACTGGGCATACCATAACTATCACGATTTAATGGGCATTACAGAGGATCTTTTTAATGTCATTTTAGATAAGCTAGATATGGAAAAAGTTGTAAATTTTGATGGCATGGAGATTGATTTTAGTAAGCCATTTAAGCGAATAAGCTACAAAAAAGCTCTCGTTGAGATTGGCGGACTAGACGATAATATCATAAACGATAAAGATAAAATTTTAGCAAAACTAAGAGCTGATGGCCTTGAAGCAAATGAGAAGCTTGATCTTGGTCACTTACAGGCTGAGTTATTTGATAACTACGTAGAGAGTAAGCTTATACACCCAACATTTGTTATTGATTATCCGATTTCGATCAGTCCACTTTCAAGAAGAAGTGACGCAAATCCTGATGTGGCTGAGAGATTTGAGTTATTTATCGCTGGTCGCGAGCTAGCAAATGGCTTTAACGAGCTAAACGATCCAATCGATCAATACAACCGCTTTAAAGCGCAAATCGATGCTAAAAACGCAGGCGATGACGAGGCACATGAGATGGACGAGGACTATGTAAAAGCCCTAGGATACGGCATGCCACCAGTTGCAGGTGAGGGTATAGGCATTGATAGGCTCGTGATGCTTTTAACGGATAAAAAATCAATTCGCGACGTTGTACTCTTCCCAGCGATGAGGCCACTTAAAAATGAGATAAAGGAGAATGAAAAATGA
- a CDS encoding Fur family transcriptional regulator, with amino-acid sequence MIENLEYDALLEKFKRVLRDNGLKYTKQREILLKTLYNNGEHFTPERLYLFIKETHPELNIGIATVYRTLNLLEESEMVTSISFGSQGKKFELATKPHHDHMICRKCGLIIEFEDPMIEKRQISIAKDHGFKLTGHMMQLYGICEKCSKNNIKGK; translated from the coding sequence ATGATAGAAAATTTAGAATATGATGCGTTGCTTGAGAAATTCAAAAGAGTGCTTCGCGACAATGGTTTAAAATACACGAAACAGCGTGAAATTTTACTAAAAACACTATACAACAATGGCGAACACTTTACTCCAGAAAGACTTTATCTTTTTATAAAAGAAACGCACCCTGAGCTAAATATTGGTATCGCAACTGTTTATAGAACACTAAATCTACTTGAAGAATCAGAAATGGTGACATCAATCAGCTTTGGTTCACAAGGCAAAAAATTTGAGCTTGCCACAAAGCCACATCACGACCATATGATATGCAGAAAGTGCGGCCTTATCATAGAATTTGAAGATCCAATGATAGAAAAAAGACAAATCAGTATCGCAAAAGATCATGGCTTTAAACTAACTGGTCACATGATGCAGCTTTATGGAATTTGTGAAAAATGCTCAAAAAATAATATAAAGGGAAAGTAA
- a CDS encoding CvpA family protein translates to MDLVTWFDIIIIALVLMLGIKGILNGLIKEAFGLIGLIGGLIIASRFSDLSGEFITKNIYKFENPSFLQFVAFISLWLVFWLVCLLVGKFLSKIVSVSGLGFLDRLGGFVMGSGKIFLTFSAVVAVISGTSLNNIIAPYFANSKVYPVLIETGKWITNLDVKNIKSELDEIVARPMDTNKTDAFISMDANASVNTDSNITKGE, encoded by the coding sequence ATGGATTTAGTAACGTGGTTTGATATTATTATTATTGCTCTTGTCTTGATGCTTGGCATAAAAGGCATATTAAATGGACTTATCAAAGAAGCTTTCGGACTTATCGGACTTATCGGTGGCTTAATTATAGCTAGTAGATTTTCAGATCTATCTGGTGAGTTTATAACTAAAAATATATATAAATTTGAAAATCCTTCATTTTTACAGTTTGTCGCATTTATCTCTCTTTGGCTAGTTTTTTGGCTAGTTTGCTTGCTAGTTGGTAAATTTTTATCAAAAATAGTTTCAGTAAGCGGACTTGGTTTTTTGGATAGACTTGGTGGATTTGTTATGGGAAGTGGAAAAATTTTCTTAACATTTTCGGCAGTAGTTGCTGTAATATCTGGCACTTCGCTAAATAATATAATTGCTCCTTATTTTGCGAATAGTAAAGTTTATCCGGTTTTGATAGAAACTGGCAAATGGATAACAAATCTTGATGTAAAAAATATCAAAAGTGAGTTAGATGAGATAGTGGCAAGACCAATGGATACAAATAAAACTGACGCATTTATCTCAATGGATGCAAATGCTAGTGTAAATACCGACTCTAATATCACAAAAGGGGAATAA
- a CDS encoding type IV pilus twitching motility protein PilT, whose protein sequence is MDLIEQLQAKNLSVKIPEDNSLNNLASGIKTLLKTVVSDKASDLHLVSRSEPQIRVDGALKPIDFGILSGKDIENLCFALITDEQKSELENNKELDFAIELPDIGRFRGNYYYTMNGDLAAAFRIIPINIPSLDELNAPQIFKHIIKREKGLILVTGPTGSGKSTTLAAMLNEINLNYRKHIITIEDPVEFVHNNKKALFSHRNIGTDATSYSRALKSAVREDPDIILVGEMRDRETISTAITAAETGHLVFGTLHTNSAIQTINRIVDSFDGSEQLQVRNMLSVSLTAVVSQSLIPKIGGGRCVVHEILINNMAISNLIRENKIHQIYSQMQLNQQQTGMSTQTQALMKVLKEGKITKENALAYSTSQQELQNLIGTI, encoded by the coding sequence ATGGATCTAATCGAACAGCTTCAGGCAAAGAATTTAAGTGTAAAAATACCAGAAGATAATAGCCTTAATAATCTTGCTAGCGGTATAAAAACACTTTTAAAAACTGTTGTAAGTGATAAGGCAAGCGATCTTCACCTTGTTTCAAGATCTGAGCCGCAAATAAGAGTAGACGGTGCTTTAAAGCCCATTGATTTTGGCATATTAAGTGGCAAGGATATAGAGAATTTATGTTTTGCTTTGATTACTGATGAACAAAAAAGTGAACTTGAGAATAATAAAGAGCTTGACTTTGCGATTGAGCTTCCAGATATTGGCCGCTTTCGTGGCAACTATTACTATACCATGAATGGCGATTTAGCTGCCGCTTTTCGTATAATCCCAATCAATATCCCATCTCTTGATGAGTTAAATGCCCCACAAATTTTTAAGCATATTATTAAGCGTGAAAAAGGTCTTATTTTGGTTACTGGACCGACAGGAAGTGGTAAATCAACAACTCTCGCAGCCATGCTTAATGAGATAAATTTAAATTATAGAAAGCATATTATTACAATTGAGGATCCAGTCGAATTTGTGCATAACAATAAAAAAGCTCTATTTTCTCATAGAAATATCGGCACTGACGCAACTTCTTATTCAAGGGCTCTAAAATCTGCGGTTCGTGAAGATCCAGATATCATACTTGTGGGCGAGATGAGAGATAGAGAAACGATTTCAACGGCTATTACGGCGGCTGAGACCGGACACTTAGTCTTTGGTACGCTTCACACAAATTCAGCCATTCAAACTATAAATAGGATCGTTGATAGTTTCGATGGAAGTGAGCAATTACAAGTAAGAAATATGCTTAGTGTTTCGCTAACTGCTGTCGTTTCACAAAGCCTGATCCCAAAGATAGGCGGTGGAAGGTGTGTGGTGCATGAAATTTTAATAAACAATATGGCTATCTCAAACTTGATACGTGAAAACAAAATACATCAAATTTACTCTCAGATGCAGCTAAACCAGCAACAAACTGGTATGAGTACGCAAACTCAGGCTTTGATGAAAGTACTAAAAGAGGGTAAGATTACAAAAGAAAATGCGCTAGCTTATTCAACTAGCCAGCAAGAACTTCAAAATTTAATAGGAACTATATAA
- the gatC gene encoding Asp-tRNA(Asn)/Glu-tRNA(Gln) amidotransferase subunit GatC — protein sequence MQIDDTLLNKLEKLSALQISDEKREEVKKQLSEIVSFVDILNELDLSSDEAVVSSIKGGTPLREDEPRPSDVIDTILKYAPSREGHFFAVPKIIE from the coding sequence ATGCAAATAGATGATACTCTTTTAAATAAATTAGAAAAACTTTCTGCCTTACAAATCAGTGATGAAAAAAGAGAAGAAGTAAAAAAACAACTAAGCGAGATTGTATCTTTTGTTGATATTTTAAATGAACTTGATCTAAGTAGCGATGAAGCTGTAGTTAGCTCTATAAAAGGTGGCACGCCTTTAAGAGAAGATGAGCCAAGACCAAGTGATGTGATTGATACGATCTTGAAATACGCTCCTTCACGTGAAGGGCATTTTTTTGCTGTACCAAAAATAATAGAATAA
- a CDS encoding L-seryl-tRNA selenium transferase gives MKKITLFLAFALALVLSGCGTKRQYFEPAQTSGKISLSKDMPSYIKSTNANGATLDNGNIITKNGLNTNIKLPENFNFLNENNGLIISASINGDLNVTDPSGHSVYSNKFPTAIVAASLDQNLLAAISAANHIYLIDINTATTIMEYSSSNIAAVDSRVVAPFFMSSLIVYPALDGKIYIVQKETGRILRDVVVSSENFFNNIIFLGVEGDNLIAATAKKLIVINPNQTVYYDGEIKDVLVNNDEIYIFKKDGTIVRTNLMLKEQNKVNFKFAIFSAATIINNKLYVIEKTGYVIKTNLDLSGAEIYEFSDEIKDKSFMGNGAFYYDNELVNLGQ, from the coding sequence ATGAAAAAAATTACTCTTTTCTTGGCTTTTGCCTTGGCTTTAGTTTTAAGCGGATGTGGCACAAAAAGACAATATTTCGAGCCAGCTCAAACCTCTGGCAAAATTTCTTTGTCAAAAGATATGCCATCTTATATCAAATCAACAAATGCAAATGGTGCCACTCTTGATAACGGCAATATTATCACCAAAAACGGCCTAAATACAAACATTAAGTTGCCTGAAAATTTTAATTTCTTAAATGAAAACAACGGCCTTATCATCTCAGCTAGTATAAATGGCGATCTAAATGTGACAGATCCTAGCGGACACAGCGTTTATAGCAATAAATTTCCAACAGCAATCGTTGCTGCCTCTCTTGATCAAAACCTGTTAGCAGCTATCAGCGCGGCAAACCACATCTATCTAATAGACATAAATACCGCAACAACAATAATGGAATATAGCTCGTCTAATATAGCAGCAGTTGATTCAAGGGTCGTAGCACCATTTTTTATGAGCTCACTTATCGTTTATCCGGCATTAGATGGCAAAATTTATATAGTACAAAAAGAGACTGGTAGAATTTTACGTGACGTGGTCGTAAGCTCTGAAAATTTCTTTAACAACATCATATTTTTAGGCGTTGAGGGCGATAATCTAATTGCAGCAACAGCGAAAAAACTAATCGTTATAAATCCAAACCAGACAGTTTATTATGACGGCGAGATCAAAGATGTATTAGTTAATAACGATGAAATTTATATCTTTAAAAAAGATGGTACGATCGTAAGAACAAATCTTATGCTAAAAGAGCAAAATAAAGTTAATTTCAAATTTGCCATCTTCTCAGCAGCTACTATTATCAATAATAAGCTTTACGTAATCGAAAAAACAGGCTACGTTATAAAGACAAATTTAGACCTCAGTGGAGCTGAAATTTATGAATTTAGCGATGAGATAAAAGATAAAAGCTTTATGGGCAATGGTGCCTTTTATTATGATAATGAACTTGTTAATTTAGGGCAATGA
- a CDS encoding type III pantothenate kinase gives MILCNIGNTNATFLEDGKISRMKISEFKSYKPEKKVYFISVNDEILNILKDNKMFVDLEPFFTIDTIYQGLGVDRIAACYSINNGVIVDAGSAITVDIMANSIHLGGYILPGISSMLNAYKSISPRLDITINSQIDIDALPQKTADAVSYGIIKPIITLLDKLAGDKKVYFTGGDGDFLSKFFKNAICDKMLVFRAMQKLITEKKDMII, from the coding sequence ATGATTTTGTGTAATATAGGCAATACTAACGCTACATTTTTAGAAGATGGCAAAATCTCACGTATGAAAATTTCTGAGTTTAAAAGCTATAAGCCAGAAAAAAAAGTATATTTTATATCCGTAAATGATGAAATTTTAAATATTTTAAAAGATAATAAGATGTTTGTGGATCTAGAACCATTTTTTACTATTGATACGATATATCAAGGTCTAGGAGTAGATAGAATCGCAGCATGTTACTCTATAAATAATGGCGTAATCGTTGATGCTGGAAGTGCCATAACGGTTGACATTATGGCAAATTCTATTCACCTTGGAGGATATATCTTGCCAGGCATTTCAAGTATGCTAAATGCCTATAAAAGCATCTCGCCACGACTTGATATCACTATAAATTCACAAATTGACATAGATGCACTACCACAAAAAACAGCCGATGCTGTGAGTTATGGCATTATTAAACCGATAATAACTCTACTAGATAAACTAGCCGGCGATAAAAAAGTCTATTTTACTGGTGGAGATGGCGATTTTTTGTCAAAATTTTTTAAAAATGCTATTTGCGACAAGATGCTAGTTTTTCGTGCCATGCAAAAGCTAATAACTGAAAAGAAAGATATGATAATATGA
- the hisG gene encoding ATP phosphoribosyltransferase gives MITVALPKGRIAEATLEIFRKIFGSSFLFEDRKLILEEGNFRFLMVRNQDIPTYVTEGAADIGVVGLDVLEEHKPNVVRLLDLKIGQCKVCIGIKNDSELDLNQPELKIATKMPNITRNYFTKQAVAVKIIKLYGSIELAPLVGLSDVIVDVVETGSTMKQNGLKIAGDIMQSSAYLIANKNSFIIKKDEILELYKKIKEEI, from the coding sequence ATGATAACAGTAGCACTACCAAAGGGAAGAATAGCTGAGGCAACACTAGAAATTTTTAGAAAAATTTTTGGTTCAAGTTTTTTATTTGAAGATAGAAAATTAATCCTTGAAGAAGGAAATTTTAGATTTTTAATGGTTCGCAACCAAGATATCCCAACTTACGTCACTGAAGGTGCAGCTGATATCGGTGTAGTGGGGCTTGACGTACTTGAAGAGCACAAGCCAAACGTTGTAAGGCTACTGGATTTAAAAATCGGACAGTGCAAAGTTTGTATTGGCATAAAAAACGACTCTGAACTAGATCTAAACCAGCCAGAGCTAAAAATAGCCACAAAAATGCCAAATATAACAAGAAATTATTTTACAAAACAAGCCGTAGCTGTAAAGATCATCAAGCTTTATGGCTCGATCGAACTTGCACCATTAGTTGGGCTAAGCGATGTAATAGTTGATGTAGTCGAGACTGGCTCAACCATGAAGCAAAATGGGTTAAAGATCGCTGGTGATATCATGCAAAGCTCAGCTTATCTAATAGCAAATAAAAATAGCTTTATTATTAAAAAAGATGAGATTTTAGAGCTTTACAAAAAAATCAAAGAGGAAATTTAA
- a CDS encoding ABC transporter ATP-binding protein codes for MEILRASNLGFAYDYTLFNNINLNLNQKQSIAITGVSGCGKSTLLHILSTLLKPNFGEVIYQDRSIYELSQNELLAIRRLHFGIIFQSHYLFKGFSAYENIELASILSGENIEKNDLEALKISSAINQKVGELSGGQQQRVSIARVLTKKPKIIFADEPTGNLDKQTANEVMQVLFDYINENSAALVLVTHDNDLAAKCDSSCKLENKELVQIS; via the coding sequence ATGGAAATTTTAAGAGCGTCTAATCTAGGCTTTGCGTATGATTATACGCTCTTTAATAATATAAATTTAAATCTCAATCAAAAACAAAGCATCGCGATAACCGGCGTTAGCGGTTGTGGCAAATCAACGCTCTTACACATACTTTCAACACTTTTAAAACCAAATTTTGGCGAGGTCATCTATCAAGATAGATCGATCTATGAGCTTTCTCAAAACGAGCTTTTGGCCATTAGAAGGCTTCATTTTGGCATTATTTTCCAGTCACACTATCTTTTTAAAGGATTTAGCGCTTATGAAAATATCGAGCTTGCAAGCATCTTATCTGGCGAAAATATAGAAAAAAATGATCTTGAAGCGCTTAAAATTTCAAGTGCGATAAATCAAAAAGTTGGCGAGCTAAGCGGCGGCCAGCAGCAGCGTGTGAGTATCGCTAGAGTACTTACCAAGAAGCCAAAGATCATCTTTGCAGACGAGCCAACGGGCAACCTTGATAAGCAGACGGCAAATGAAGTGATGCAAGTTTTATTTGACTATATAAATGAAAATAGCGCTGCTCTTGTTCTAGTCACTCATGACAACGATCTAGCAGCAAAATGCGATAGCTCATGCAAGCTTGAGAACAAAGAGCTTGTGCAAATTTCTTAA